One genomic window of Gemmatimonadales bacterium includes the following:
- a CDS encoding serine/threonine protein kinase: MDPARWQRLEHLCFAALSQPAETRGAYLDSACSGDSALRRDADELLAQLELDPGYLEAPLAVLPEPSAALLDVAPPDRIGPYRVIGRIGRGGMGDVLLALHESEDLCRRVAIKLIRRGMDTDEVLNRFRLERRILSSLHHPNIAALLDAGATDDGRPYFVMEYVEGRPLTEYCDAHQLSIDDRLTLFRTVCAAVQRAHQSLIVHRDLKPGNILVSADGVPKLLDFGIGKVLMPTETLSPIETRTRVRRMTPEYAAPEQITDASITTATDVYALGLLLHQLLTGRHPYLEGGESVAAIEQAVLTASLRRPSDMAGCVGSESVALAAARRSDPARLRRRLAGELDTIVLEALRREPERRYQSAAALAEDIRRHQGGLPIMARPDTAGYRLRKFARRHAAGLAVAASAFLGLAGTTIVSLLQSRRVAHESARVRQERDKAVEVRGFLMEMFGASGADQAVGDTVTARGLLDRQAARLAEAYSGRPELEAEMTEVLADGYDRLGLYAAAEPLARRALDLRDSLRGADHLDAASPLNLLGWILHERGRSEEAVPLLERAIAIRRAAGPDAARDLSRSLNDLGVVLNALKRYPDAQAVLSEALAVRRTQFGDGHRSVGITANNLAAAHYFQRRLDSAIVVQDLAVRALEASVGPDHQRSVVALGNLAAFRAAQGEREAAEADYRELLARQGRLQGDDHPVTARVMLALATLLTDRGMRSRQDSVLLEAETLLRRALGTLEARLGPEHPQVASTRGRLAALAADRGRLRDSLNP, translated from the coding sequence GTGGATCCCGCCCGCTGGCAGCGACTCGAGCACCTCTGCTTCGCGGCGCTCAGCCAACCGGCCGAGACCCGGGGGGCGTATCTCGATTCGGCCTGCTCGGGCGACTCGGCGCTGCGTCGCGATGCCGACGAGCTACTCGCGCAGCTGGAGCTCGATCCGGGGTACCTCGAAGCGCCGCTTGCCGTTCTGCCCGAGCCGTCCGCTGCACTGCTCGATGTCGCACCACCGGATCGGATCGGACCCTATCGAGTGATCGGCCGCATCGGCCGGGGCGGGATGGGTGACGTACTGCTGGCGCTTCACGAATCGGAAGACCTCTGCCGCCGGGTTGCGATCAAGCTGATTCGGCGCGGCATGGACACCGACGAGGTGCTCAACCGGTTCCGGCTCGAACGTCGCATTCTTTCCTCGCTCCATCACCCCAACATCGCCGCTTTGCTCGACGCGGGCGCAACCGACGACGGTCGGCCGTACTTCGTGATGGAGTATGTCGAAGGCCGGCCTCTGACCGAGTACTGCGATGCGCATCAGCTTTCGATCGACGACCGGCTGACGCTCTTCCGCACCGTCTGCGCAGCGGTTCAGCGTGCCCACCAGAGCCTGATCGTTCACCGCGACCTCAAGCCGGGCAACATTCTGGTCAGCGCCGATGGCGTCCCCAAGCTGCTCGATTTCGGAATCGGCAAGGTGTTGATGCCGACCGAGACGCTGAGTCCGATCGAGACCCGCACCCGGGTTCGGAGGATGACGCCGGAGTATGCCGCACCGGAGCAGATCACGGATGCCTCGATCACCACGGCCACCGACGTCTATGCGCTCGGCTTGCTGCTCCACCAGCTCCTGACCGGCCGGCATCCGTACCTTGAGGGCGGCGAGAGTGTTGCCGCGATCGAGCAGGCTGTTCTCACTGCGTCGCTGCGACGTCCCAGCGACATGGCGGGATGCGTCGGATCGGAATCCGTGGCGCTCGCCGCTGCCCGACGCTCCGACCCGGCCCGGCTCCGACGTCGCCTGGCCGGCGAGCTCGACACCATCGTGCTCGAAGCCTTGCGCAGGGAACCCGAGCGCCGCTATCAGTCTGCCGCCGCGCTTGCTGAGGACATTCGACGCCACCAGGGCGGGCTGCCGATCATGGCGCGGCCCGATACCGCCGGCTACCGGCTGCGCAAGTTCGCCCGGCGCCATGCAGCGGGGCTCGCGGTGGCCGCCAGCGCGTTTCTAGGCCTGGCGGGCACGACCATCGTGTCCCTGCTGCAGTCTCGCCGGGTGGCCCACGAATCCGCCCGGGTCCGCCAGGAACGAGACAAGGCGGTCGAGGTGCGTGGCTTCCTGATGGAGATGTTCGGGGCGAGCGGGGCCGACCAGGCGGTGGGCGACACCGTCACGGCTCGCGGCCTGCTCGATCGACAGGCGGCCCGGCTGGCCGAGGCTTATTCCGGTCGCCCTGAACTCGAGGCTGAGATGACCGAGGTCCTGGCCGACGGCTACGATCGGCTGGGCCTCTACGCCGCCGCCGAGCCGCTGGCCCGCCGCGCCCTCGATCTTCGTGACTCGTTGCGGGGGGCGGATCACCTCGATGCTGCCTCACCGCTCAACCTGCTCGGCTGGATTCTCCACGAGCGGGGCCGATCTGAGGAGGCGGTGCCGCTGCTCGAGCGCGCTATTGCGATTCGGCGCGCTGCCGGCCCTGATGCAGCGCGAGACCTCTCGCGCTCGCTCAACGATCTTGGCGTCGTTTTGAATGCCTTGAAGCGATACCCGGATGCTCAGGCCGTGCTGTCCGAGGCGCTCGCGGTGCGCCGAACCCAGTTCGGCGACGGGCATCGCAGTGTCGGCATCACCGCCAACAACCTCGCTGCCGCGCACTACTTCCAGCGCCGCCTCGACTCGGCTATCGTCGTTCAGGATCTGGCCGTTCGCGCGCTTGAAGCCTCGGTCGGGCCGGATCATCAGCGAAGCGTGGTGGCACTGGGCAACCTGGCTGCGTTCAGGGCGGCCCAGGGCGAACGGGAGGCGGCCGAGGCCGACTATCGTGAGTTGCTGGCCCGTCAGGGCCGGTTGCAGGGCGATGACCATCCTGTCACCGCACGCGTGATGCTGGCGCTGGCTACCCTGCTGACTGATCGCGGAATGCGCTCTCGGCAAGACTCGGTGCTGCTCGAAGCGGAGACGCTGCTGCGACGCGCGCTCGGCACTTTGGAAGCCCGGCTCGGTCCCGAGCATCCGCAGGTAGCATCGACACGCGGTCGCCTTGCGGCACTCGCCGCTGATCGAGGCCGGCTGCGCGACTCACTGAACCCTTGA
- a CDS encoding sigma-70 family RNA polymerase sigma factor, whose product MAETDRRDEPGEITGLLRQVSDGREESFHRLLPLVYDELSRIAHGRLRWERSGHTLDTAALVHEAYLKLADQTRAAWQSREHFFAVASEAMRRILIDHAKRRTAAKRGAGAAHVGLDDAGDLPDAQLVSDDQAAELLALDAALQRLALFNPEGARVVQYRFFGGLSNPEVATVLGLSERTVRRIWTMAKAWLRREIEGVKDGGVPPLSPAPDRDRKSQPS is encoded by the coding sequence ATGGCCGAAACCGATCGGCGTGACGAGCCTGGCGAGATCACGGGGCTCCTGCGTCAGGTATCCGACGGGCGGGAGGAGTCGTTCCACCGGCTCCTGCCGCTCGTTTACGACGAGCTGTCTCGCATCGCACATGGGCGTTTGCGATGGGAGCGGTCAGGGCATACGCTCGACACGGCGGCTCTGGTTCACGAGGCCTACCTCAAGCTTGCCGATCAAACTCGGGCCGCCTGGCAGAGCCGGGAACATTTTTTCGCGGTGGCCTCCGAGGCGATGCGCCGGATTCTGATCGATCATGCGAAGCGCCGAACTGCCGCCAAGCGAGGTGCGGGCGCTGCGCACGTGGGCTTGGACGACGCAGGCGATCTGCCGGACGCCCAGCTCGTTTCCGACGATCAGGCTGCGGAGCTGCTGGCCCTCGATGCCGCGCTGCAACGGCTGGCCCTGTTCAACCCCGAAGGCGCCCGGGTAGTGCAGTACCGATTCTTCGGGGGGTTGTCGAACCCTGAGGTTGCGACCGTTCTTGGTCTCTCTGAGCGAACCGTCCGACGGATCTGGACGATGGCCAAGGCCTGGCTCCGCCGGGAAATCGAAGGAGTGAAGGACGGCGGGGTGCCGCCCCTTTCGCCCGCCCCAGACCGAGATCGCAAGTCGCAACCATCCTGA
- a CDS encoding PadR family transcriptional regulator, producing MSLDLLQGTLDMLVLKALSWGPNHGFGVARWIEARTGDALTIEEGSLYPALHRMTRKRWLRAQWGITANKRRARYYELTPAGREQLSTESRNWSRFTQVVGLVMASEPGQST from the coding sequence ATGAGTCTGGATCTGTTGCAGGGTACCCTCGACATGCTGGTCCTGAAGGCCCTGTCGTGGGGGCCGAACCATGGCTTCGGTGTGGCCCGGTGGATCGAGGCACGGACCGGGGACGCCCTGACCATCGAGGAGGGGTCCCTCTATCCGGCGCTTCACCGGATGACGCGAAAGCGCTGGCTCCGAGCCCAGTGGGGCATCACCGCCAACAAGCGCCGAGCCCGGTACTACGAGCTGACGCCGGCGGGTCGGGAGCAGTTGTCCACCGAAAGTCGGAACTGGAGCCGATTCACCCAAGTGGTCGGCCTGGTCATGGCGAGTGAACCGGGACAATCGACCTAA
- a CDS encoding gamma-glutamylcyclotransferase has protein sequence MGRTAPGASMLGPATLMGYRVAIGRAGYGTLIPDDHARVHGVLWQLTDQDEAALDQFEAVDQGIYHKACVTVRRAGSEDRAMVYLAVDGSPGVANPDYVRQVVAAARASGLPVDYVDSLTRLPQDESTEPWVPPVARVRN, from the coding sequence ATGGGTCGAACCGCTCCAGGTGCATCGATGCTTGGCCCGGCCACGCTGATGGGGTATCGAGTCGCGATTGGCCGGGCCGGATACGGCACGCTGATTCCCGATGACCACGCCAGGGTTCACGGGGTTCTCTGGCAGCTCACCGACCAGGACGAGGCGGCGCTGGACCAGTTCGAGGCGGTCGATCAGGGCATCTATCACAAAGCCTGTGTGACAGTTCGGCGCGCCGGCTCGGAAGACCGGGCGATGGTCTATCTGGCGGTCGACGGGAGTCCGGGCGTTGCGAACCCCGACTACGTTCGGCAGGTCGTTGCGGCTGCGCGTGCTTCAGGTCTGCCGGTCGATTACGTCGACTCGCTCACGCGGCTTCCCCAGGATGAGTCTACTGAGCCCTGGGTGCCGCCTGTCGCTCGCGTCAGGAACTGA
- a CDS encoding PQQ-dependent sugar dehydrogenase has translation MRLRDIALVGLFSAGLVGCTDSGGPDDPPDPATGLRLEDVGNFSFPILLTAPPGDPRLFVVQKGGAIRIIKNGATLATPFLNLAGRISTGGEQGLLGMAFHPNYATNGLFVVNYTDTGGNTKISLFRVGANPDIADPNSEGVILEVPQPFTNHNGGMLAFGPQDGRLYIGMGDGGSAGDPQNHAQRRNSLLGKMLRLSVSASGQVSIPTDNPFVSEAGTRPEIWSLGLRNPWRFSFDRQTGDLYIADVGQDAREEINVTSGAGSRGANYGWKTMEGMICYQASSCNQTGLTLPVLDYPRGDGCSVTGGFVYRGTQIPGLAGTYFYGDYCRGWVRSFRWSGGAATDRQEWTALNPGSALVSFGEDAAGELYVLGQNGRVARIVAAP, from the coding sequence ATGCGACTACGTGATATCGCTCTCGTCGGCCTCTTCAGCGCCGGCCTGGTGGGGTGCACCGATAGCGGCGGCCCGGATGACCCACCCGATCCGGCAACCGGCCTGCGCCTCGAGGACGTCGGGAACTTCAGCTTCCCCATCCTGCTCACGGCGCCGCCGGGAGATCCTCGCCTTTTCGTGGTTCAGAAAGGCGGCGCCATCCGGATCATCAAGAACGGCGCAACGCTCGCCACACCCTTCCTCAACCTGGCCGGCCGGATCTCCACCGGTGGCGAGCAGGGATTGCTGGGCATGGCGTTTCATCCCAACTATGCCACCAACGGCCTCTTCGTCGTCAACTATACCGACACCGGCGGTAACACCAAGATCTCGCTCTTTCGGGTCGGGGCGAACCCCGACATCGCCGATCCGAACAGCGAGGGGGTCATCCTGGAAGTGCCGCAGCCGTTCACCAACCATAATGGTGGCATGCTGGCGTTCGGCCCGCAGGACGGTCGGCTCTACATCGGCATGGGCGATGGTGGCTCGGCCGGTGACCCCCAGAACCATGCGCAGCGCCGCAATAGTCTGCTCGGCAAGATGCTTCGACTCAGCGTCAGTGCAAGCGGCCAGGTGTCCATCCCGACCGACAACCCGTTCGTATCCGAGGCCGGCACCCGTCCCGAGATCTGGAGTCTGGGCCTTCGCAATCCCTGGCGCTTCAGCTTCGATCGGCAAACCGGCGATCTCTATATCGCCGACGTCGGGCAGGATGCGCGCGAGGAGATCAATGTGACCAGTGGTGCCGGCAGTCGAGGAGCCAACTACGGCTGGAAGACGATGGAAGGGATGATCTGCTATCAGGCATCCAGCTGCAATCAGACGGGCTTGACCCTTCCTGTGCTCGACTATCCGCGGGGCGATGGTTGCTCGGTGACGGGAGGCTTTGTCTATCGGGGCACCCAGATTCCCGGACTGGCGGGAACCTACTTCTACGGCGACTACTGTCGCGGCTGGGTGCGCAGCTTTCGTTGGAGCGGCGGCGCAGCAACCGACCGACAGGAATGGACCGCGCTCAACCCGGGCAGCGCGCTGGTCAGCTTCGGAGAGGATGCTGCCGGAGAGCTCTACGTCCTGGGCCAGAACGGTCGAGTTGCCCGAATCGTCGCGGCGCCGTAA
- a CDS encoding NAD(P)H-quinone oxidoreductase encodes MAGLTPGMMRVVRHRGAGGREVLAIDEVDRPEPGPDQVLVRVAAAGLNRADVIQRRGQYPAPPGWPPDIPGLEYVGVVALCGPGVTRLQPGARVMGLVGGGAHAEYLVVHEREAMPVPARLGDIEAAAIPEAFLTAYDALVTRGRVAPGERVLIHAVGSGVGTAAVQLARWLGATVLGTSRTADKLFRARALGLDLGLDTSERSFREGLDAPVDLILDFFGAGALADNLASLALRGRLVLLGTMQGAEAERVDLGRILRGRLEVIGTVMRSRPREERVALADEFTARVLPEIAAGRLAPIVGAVYPMTAIADAHAAMEANEVFGKIVLAW; translated from the coding sequence ATGGCCGGGTTGACACCTGGGATGATGCGAGTGGTGCGGCACCGGGGCGCCGGCGGCCGTGAAGTGCTCGCCATCGACGAAGTAGACCGACCGGAGCCAGGGCCGGACCAGGTGCTTGTCAGGGTCGCAGCTGCCGGGCTCAATCGAGCCGACGTGATTCAGCGGCGCGGGCAGTATCCGGCGCCTCCGGGCTGGCCGCCCGACATTCCCGGGCTCGAGTATGTCGGGGTGGTCGCACTGTGCGGACCTGGCGTCACCCGCTTGCAACCGGGCGCGCGCGTCATGGGGCTGGTCGGGGGCGGGGCGCACGCAGAGTATCTCGTCGTGCACGAGCGGGAGGCCATGCCCGTGCCCGCCCGGCTCGGCGACATCGAGGCCGCCGCCATACCCGAAGCGTTTCTCACCGCCTACGACGCGCTGGTGACCCGGGGTCGAGTGGCGCCGGGAGAGCGCGTCCTGATTCACGCCGTCGGGAGCGGCGTCGGAACCGCGGCAGTGCAGCTTGCGAGGTGGCTGGGTGCCACGGTGCTGGGCACCTCGCGGACGGCAGACAAACTCTTCCGCGCCAGGGCACTCGGTCTCGATCTCGGCCTCGACACGTCCGAGCGCAGCTTTCGCGAAGGTTTGGACGCGCCGGTCGACCTGATTCTCGACTTCTTCGGTGCCGGCGCACTGGCCGACAATCTGGCATCTCTCGCGCTCCGCGGACGATTGGTCCTGCTGGGCACGATGCAGGGCGCCGAGGCGGAGCGAGTCGACCTGGGCCGGATTCTCCGCGGCCGGCTCGAGGTAATTGGAACGGTGATGCGATCGCGGCCCCGCGAGGAGCGAGTCGCGCTGGCCGATGAATTCACCGCGAGGGTGCTGCCTGAAATTGCCGCGGGCCGACTTGCCCCGATTGTTGGCGCCGTGTATCCGATGACGGCAATTGCCGATGCGCACGCTGCCATGGAAGCCAACGAGGTGTTCGGCAAGATCGTGCTGGCGTGGTGA
- a CDS encoding radical SAM protein yields the protein MRLASDQIGLELPSGRAPLPTLDRRQRGTDFIGMQVTRLANAPESTGMPFWSINPYIGCEFGCSYCYARDTHRWTSERNELTRERLPAEEFERRIFVKQNAALMLQQTLDPGKVGHNPIAIGTATDPYQPAERRFGVTRSILEAFRGYRGLSIHITTKSPLVARDIDLLLELRRRHQVSVNISLIALDPELIRRLEPKTPLPHARLRALQALTDAGIEAGLMIAPIIPGLTDGWGALGGLMAAAKEAGARFADGSALRLGPVARSGFLPALEREFPKLLDRYRRRYARRHDAGRDYLEALGKRLRTLQRIHGFPENFSHRSAERQLSVENRRGATLQPNLTLMP from the coding sequence ATGCGGCTAGCCTCAGATCAGATCGGCCTCGAGCTTCCGTCCGGTCGGGCACCACTGCCTACCCTCGATCGGCGCCAGCGCGGCACCGACTTCATCGGGATGCAGGTCACGCGGCTGGCTAACGCGCCGGAGTCGACCGGGATGCCGTTCTGGTCGATCAACCCATATATCGGTTGCGAGTTCGGCTGCAGCTACTGCTACGCGCGGGACACCCATCGGTGGACGTCGGAGCGTAACGAGCTGACCCGCGAACGGTTGCCGGCCGAGGAGTTCGAGCGCCGCATCTTCGTCAAGCAGAACGCGGCGCTGATGCTGCAGCAGACACTGGACCCGGGTAAGGTTGGGCACAACCCCATTGCCATCGGGACGGCCACCGATCCCTACCAGCCAGCCGAGCGCCGATTCGGGGTCACCCGATCGATTCTGGAGGCCTTCCGCGGCTACCGTGGTCTGTCGATCCACATCACCACCAAGTCTCCGCTGGTTGCGCGCGACATCGACCTCCTGCTCGAACTCCGCCGGCGCCATCAGGTCTCGGTCAACATCTCGCTCATCGCGCTGGATCCTGAGCTGATCCGCCGGCTCGAGCCGAAAACGCCACTGCCGCACGCCCGGTTGCGCGCCTTGCAGGCACTGACCGATGCCGGCATCGAAGCCGGGCTGATGATCGCACCGATCATTCCAGGCCTGACAGACGGATGGGGAGCCCTTGGTGGGCTGATGGCAGCGGCGAAGGAGGCCGGAGCGCGTTTTGCCGACGGGTCTGCGCTCAGACTCGGACCGGTGGCGCGTTCCGGTTTTCTTCCCGCTTTGGAACGCGAGTTTCCGAAGCTGCTCGATCGGTACCGCCGCCGCTACGCGCGCCGGCACGATGCCGGCCGAGACTATCTCGAGGCTCTGGGTAAGCGGCTCCGCACTCTGCAGCGAATCCACGGCTTTCCAGAAAACTTCAGCCACCGATCAGCAGAGCGGCAGTTGTCGGTTGAGAACCGCCGCGGAGCGACCCTGCAGCCGAATCTCACCCTGATGCCTTGA
- a CDS encoding ABC transporter permease, with amino-acid sequence MAWLPDKYQSLRDLLRRGDVEADLRDEMTHHLEAQVEANLAAGMTKAEAEAEARRRFGDAVRYQREASREDRSLRRSDRRQESFTVARQEIRRAWRSLRRTPSFSLVAVLTLAVGIATSVAVFTVLDAVVLRPLPYPDADRLVRIMHPVPKIGPGHEWNISTAEFELFQREAGSLAAVALHGAQRLTVSIDDQASRVNAGIVTAGALPLLGASPLLGRLLLETDNDVASPGVVVLSEAYWRSRYGASPDVLGASIRVEGATAEVVGVAAGSAGLPDWPVDLWVPERYQPGGPAYNNHVYRAFARLADGATPETASRELAALAATYIERFPSAYSPRFMENTGFTTRAVPWKDTVIGEAPRTLWVLFAASILVLLIAAANVANLFLVRSQTLRREVAVRALLGANRRQLAWHHFAEAVLIAGAGMLLGLGLAWGGLELLVAALPGGAGQGVTLPRLTEVSLEWRGVGFAATVALLAGLAFVAIQFTIDPRGGEAVRAAQGTTPSRRENATRHVLVVAQVAVAMVLLAAAGLLTRSLQSLRDVKPGFDPSGVLVADVSLPFSEYGSYDRTTGFYRRLTQRLEELPAVRAASVGTAVPLDTDDGCSVFDYPDRDLGTNVACILNAVVGPGYFTALGIELEGRDLTWADVDAQTGGVLVSDALARRIFPDGRVLDRAVNGPSPRTGPSYRVAGVTRDLRWRGLDLPPPEVGFFPIEAIPGTWLWRPPSRMRLVVKLAGGSPLALMPEVRQIVRELDPAAAVEHPRTMDDIVTASLGRVRVLMILLGISAAAALFLSVIGLYGVIAYSVARRTREIGLRIAIGAPAGSVRLTVVKQSLVVVAAGIGVGMLGALAMGRLLNSFLVGVAPTDPLTLVVVIVLLVGVAVIASVRPAVRAAAIDPVVALRSD; translated from the coding sequence ATGGCTTGGCTGCCGGATAAGTACCAGTCGCTGCGGGACCTGCTTCGCCGGGGGGACGTCGAGGCCGACCTGCGGGACGAAATGACCCACCATCTCGAGGCCCAGGTCGAGGCCAATCTCGCCGCCGGGATGACGAAGGCGGAGGCCGAGGCCGAAGCTCGCCGGCGCTTCGGCGATGCCGTGCGCTACCAGCGCGAGGCCAGCCGCGAAGATCGCTCGCTTCGCCGCAGCGACCGACGGCAGGAGTCCTTCACGGTTGCTCGGCAGGAAATACGTCGGGCCTGGCGATCCTTGCGCCGGACACCGAGCTTCAGCCTGGTGGCGGTGCTGACGCTTGCGGTCGGGATCGCCACCAGCGTGGCGGTTTTCACGGTGCTCGACGCGGTGGTGCTGCGCCCGCTGCCGTACCCGGATGCCGACCGTCTGGTTCGCATCATGCATCCGGTTCCCAAGATCGGCCCCGGACACGAGTGGAATATCTCGACGGCCGAGTTCGAGCTGTTTCAGCGGGAAGCCGGGAGTCTGGCCGCAGTGGCGCTCCACGGCGCCCAGCGGCTCACGGTCTCGATCGACGACCAGGCCAGCCGTGTCAACGCCGGCATCGTGACGGCCGGTGCGCTTCCGCTGCTCGGCGCCTCGCCCTTGCTGGGCCGCCTGCTGCTCGAGACCGACAACGATGTGGCGTCGCCGGGAGTCGTCGTGCTCAGCGAGGCGTACTGGCGCAGCCGATACGGCGCCTCTCCCGATGTGCTGGGTGCCTCGATTCGGGTCGAAGGGGCGACAGCGGAGGTCGTCGGCGTCGCGGCCGGGAGCGCGGGTCTTCCGGACTGGCCGGTCGATCTCTGGGTTCCCGAGCGGTATCAGCCAGGCGGGCCCGCCTACAACAATCACGTCTATCGGGCCTTTGCGCGGCTGGCAGACGGCGCGACGCCGGAAACGGCGTCGCGCGAGCTCGCCGCTCTCGCGGCCACCTACATCGAGCGCTTTCCCTCGGCGTACTCGCCGCGTTTCATGGAGAACACCGGCTTTACCACTCGGGCAGTGCCCTGGAAAGACACCGTAATCGGCGAGGCGCCGCGTACCCTCTGGGTCCTCTTTGCGGCCTCGATCCTCGTTCTCCTGATTGCAGCGGCCAATGTGGCGAATCTGTTTCTGGTGCGAAGCCAGACGCTGAGGCGTGAGGTGGCCGTTCGGGCGCTGCTCGGCGCCAATCGTCGGCAACTCGCCTGGCATCACTTCGCGGAGGCGGTTCTGATTGCCGGAGCAGGCATGCTGCTTGGCCTGGGCCTGGCGTGGGGAGGGCTCGAACTCCTGGTTGCTGCACTGCCGGGTGGGGCAGGTCAGGGCGTCACGCTGCCTCGGCTGACCGAGGTGTCGCTCGAATGGCGAGGGGTCGGGTTTGCCGCGACCGTTGCACTGCTTGCCGGACTCGCGTTTGTGGCGATTCAGTTCACCATCGACCCCAGGGGCGGCGAGGCCGTGCGGGCAGCCCAAGGAACTACCCCGTCGCGACGCGAGAACGCGACCCGTCACGTGCTCGTCGTCGCCCAGGTGGCGGTGGCGATGGTGCTGCTGGCGGCAGCCGGTCTCCTGACCCGGAGTCTGCAGTCGCTTCGCGACGTGAAGCCCGGCTTCGATCCCTCCGGCGTGCTGGTCGCCGACGTGTCGCTGCCATTCAGCGAGTATGGAAGCTATGACCGGACCACCGGATTCTATCGCCGGCTGACTCAGCGGCTCGAGGAACTGCCTGCCGTACGCGCAGCCAGTGTCGGGACCGCAGTGCCACTCGATACTGATGACGGATGCTCGGTCTTCGACTACCCGGATCGCGACCTGGGAACCAACGTGGCCTGCATTCTCAACGCCGTCGTAGGACCGGGATACTTCACCGCACTCGGCATCGAGCTCGAAGGGCGGGATCTGACCTGGGCAGACGTCGACGCACAGACGGGCGGCGTGCTCGTGTCGGATGCTCTGGCGCGGCGCATCTTCCCTGATGGCCGAGTGCTCGATCGGGCCGTGAACGGGCCGTCACCGCGAACCGGACCTTCGTATCGTGTCGCCGGGGTAACCCGGGATCTTCGCTGGCGGGGACTCGATCTGCCGCCGCCTGAGGTCGGGTTCTTTCCGATTGAAGCCATTCCCGGAACCTGGCTGTGGCGACCGCCATCGCGGATGCGCCTGGTCGTCAAGCTCGCTGGCGGCAGCCCCTTGGCATTGATGCCGGAGGTGCGCCAGATCGTCCGCGAGCTCGACCCGGCCGCAGCGGTCGAGCATCCCCGCACCATGGACGACATCGTGACCGCGTCGCTCGGGCGCGTCAGAGTCTTGATGATCCTGCTCGGCATCTCGGCTGCCGCTGCACTCTTTCTCAGTGTGATCGGGCTCTACGGCGTGATTGCCTATTCGGTGGCACGCCGCACCAGGGAGATCGGCCTCCGCATTGCCATCGGGGCGCCTGCAGGGTCGGTCCGGCTGACCGTCGTGAAACAGTCGCTGGTCGTGGTCGCCGCGGGGATTGGAGTCGGCATGCTTGGTGCGCTTGCGATGGGCCGGCTGCTGAACAGCTTTCTCGTCGGTGTCGCGCCGACGGATCCACTCACACTGGTTGTCGTGATCGTCCTGCTGGTTGGGGTCGCGGTGATTGCCAGCGTGCGGCCAGCCGTGCGGGCGGCGGCCATCGATCCGGTGGTGGCGTTGCGGTCAGACTAG